A single window of candidate division WOR-3 bacterium DNA harbors:
- a CDS encoding pyridoxal phosphate-dependent aminotransferase family protein — protein sequence MDIFDKCLEYYPIVKQAKDTGFYPYFRALDSEPDRRVRIKGKELIMLGSNNYLGLTTHPKVKEAAIRAIEKYGTGCTGSRFLNGTLDLHEELEQKLAKFLNKEDCIVFSTGYQTNLGVISSLVRRGDVAIVDKLDHASIIDGCQMSFGRVVRFLHNDMDDLERVLAGLDRKCGKLIIVDGIFSMEGDIIDLPNVVRLAKAYGARIMVDDAHAIGVLGKRGAGTAEHFGLENDVDLIMGTFSKSFATIGGFVAGDHKVITYIRHQARSLIFSASIPPPAVATVLAALEIIQNEPERRERLWHNTKKMLAGLKALGYNTEKSCTPIIPLHIGSDEKAINFWHSLYEGGIFANPVIPPAVPPGRSLIRTSYMATHTEEDLDEALAIFEKVGKKEGII from the coding sequence ATGGATATTTTTGATAAATGTCTTGAGTATTACCCGATAGTAAAGCAAGCTAAGGATACCGGTTTTTATCCCTATTTTCGAGCTTTGGATTCTGAGCCAGATCGACGAGTGCGAATTAAAGGCAAAGAGTTAATAATGCTTGGCTCCAATAATTATTTAGGACTTACAACCCATCCGAAAGTTAAAGAAGCCGCGATTAGAGCGATCGAAAAATATGGAACCGGATGTACTGGTTCAAGATTCCTTAACGGTACTTTAGATTTACATGAAGAGCTAGAGCAGAAGCTGGCAAAGTTTTTAAATAAAGAAGACTGCATCGTGTTTTCTACTGGTTATCAAACAAATTTAGGAGTAATATCATCACTGGTTAGACGTGGTGATGTAGCAATTGTTGATAAACTTGATCATGCCTCAATCATTGACGGTTGTCAGATGTCCTTTGGGCGAGTTGTCCGGTTTTTGCATAACGACATGGACGATTTAGAGCGTGTTTTAGCCGGTTTGGATCGAAAATGCGGTAAATTAATCATTGTCGATGGAATATTTTCCATGGAAGGCGATATAATTGATCTACCTAATGTTGTTCGACTGGCTAAAGCATACGGTGCTCGAATAATGGTCGATGATGCTCATGCGATTGGGGTTTTGGGAAAAAGAGGTGCCGGAACTGCTGAACATTTTGGTTTAGAGAATGATGTTGATTTAATTATGGGGACCTTTTCCAAATCGTTTGCTACGATTGGCGGTTTTGTAGCTGGTGATCATAAAGTAATAACCTATATTCGACACCAAGCTCGTTCGTTAATATTTTCAGCAAGCATTCCACCTCCAGCCGTTGCCACGGTACTAGCTGCATTAGAAATTATTCAAAATGAACCTGAAAGACGAGAACGATTGTGGCACAATACTAAAAAAATGCTAGCCGGATTAAAAGCATTGGGGTATAATACTGAAAAAAGTTGTACGCCAATTATTCCACTCCATATTGGAAGCGATGAAAAGGCAATAAACTTCTGGCACAGCCTGTACGAAGGGGGAATCTTCGCTAATCCAGTAATTCCTCCAGCAGTTCCACCAGGCCGAAGCTTGATAAGAACTAGCTATATGGCAACACATACTGAAGAAGATCTAGATGAAGCATTAGCCATTTTTGAAAAAGTTGGCAAAAAAGAGGGTATAATCTAA
- the hypE gene encoding hydrogenase expression/formation protein HypE — MSNRQDIKISIEYGAGGRKMHRLISELFLKYFDNAILKKLEDAAEISLGTNNNKFCYTIDSYVVQPLFFSGGDIGKLAVCGTVNDLAVKGAKPLYIALSFVITEGLSLRTLEKICQSIAQATRSLNILIVTGDTKVIEHKHSKTQDNSEIANEEIIITTCGIGEILSAFSNPTLNVNNITVGDQVIINGYIGEHEAAVILARKDYHFTGKIKSDCAALYPLIELLAKNRCQIKMMRDPTRGGIATTLNEIANATDFSIVLDENKLPIPKAVRGLAELLGVDPLYMANEGKVIIIADRKETPKIVKIMKTHPLGKNATIIGEVTEKYHDLGVWLKTRIGGLRPLLQLEGSQLPRIC; from the coding sequence ATGAGCAATAGACAAGATATCAAAATCAGCATTGAATACGGTGCCGGTGGTCGAAAAATGCACCGGCTAATTAGTGAACTATTTTTGAAGTATTTTGACAATGCGATTTTAAAGAAACTTGAAGATGCGGCCGAGATTTCCCTCGGAACTAACAATAATAAATTTTGTTATACAATCGACTCGTATGTGGTTCAACCGTTATTTTTCTCAGGGGGCGACATTGGGAAATTAGCAGTCTGTGGCACAGTTAACGATTTGGCAGTAAAAGGCGCAAAACCATTATATATAGCATTATCGTTTGTAATCACAGAAGGGCTATCATTAAGGACCTTAGAAAAGATTTGTCAATCTATTGCTCAAGCGACAAGGTCTTTAAACATTCTTATTGTTACCGGCGATACCAAAGTTATCGAACATAAACATTCTAAAACTCAGGATAATTCAGAAATTGCTAATGAAGAAATTATAATTACAACATGTGGTATAGGGGAAATACTATCGGCTTTTAGTAATCCGACGCTTAATGTTAATAACATCACCGTTGGCGATCAAGTAATTATCAATGGCTATATTGGTGAACATGAGGCTGCTGTGATACTTGCCCGAAAAGATTACCATTTTACCGGCAAGATCAAAAGTGATTGTGCGGCACTATATCCGCTAATCGAGCTTTTAGCCAAAAATCGTTGTCAGATTAAAATGATGCGCGATCCAACCCGTGGCGGGATTGCGACAACTTTAAATGAAATTGCTAATGCAACTGATTTTAGTATTGTTCTCGACGAGAATAAACTACCAATTCCTAAGGCGGTCCGGGGGCTGGCTGAACTTTTAGGTGTCGATCCATTATACATGGCGAATGAAGGAAAAGTTATTATTATTGCCGATAGAAAAGAGACACCGAAAATCGTGAAAATTATGAAAACTCATCCATTAGGGAAAAATGCTACAATTATCGGTGAGGTAACCGAGAAATATCATGATTTAGGAGTTTGGTTAAAGACGAGAATTGGCGGATTAAGACCACTTTTACAACTCGAGGGTTCGCAGTTGCCACGTATTTGTTAG
- the recG gene encoding ATP-dependent DNA helicase RecG: MFTTTSTLESPVQYLKGIGPKKAKHLKRLNVETIGDFLFLVPRRYIDRSNIVKIRELPLDIEGTIFGKIVATNVKITKNKGLLVTILVSDNTGVLEAIWFNRPDLKDKFRVNQKIILSGIVTFRYRKQMINPFYEIIPENTNSSRKSIATNNFDQSFKFVYTGGIIPIYPLTEGLTNWDIRRSMRYAIDTYCNDLNETLPINILRKYNFPNIVQTIQNIHFPEKITDAQIAYKRLVFEEFFYFELILALQKLNILRSTKGYILEDKGILTQKFIASLPFKLTPGQLKVLDEIRNDMARPRPMNRLLQGDVGSGKTVIAIYAMLIAIENGYQAALMAPTEILAEQHYFVWYQRLKELGVSSCLLTGSTKIKERKLLYEGIRTGNINLVFGTHALIEENVMFHKLGIAVVDEQHRFGVMQRAALLNKGINPDFLVMTATPIPRTLQLTIYGDLDVSKLVEKPPGRKKTITRIVDEKNRSQVYQFIKESLTKKRQIYIVCPLIDESEKMDLRAAIKTYQEIQSIFKEARVGLIHGRIKSSERIKIMEDFRNHQLDILVTTTVIEVGIDIPNASIMIIEHPERFGLSQLHQLRGRIGRGTEVSYCILITSVGPNSIAYERLKFFEQTDDGFLLAEKDLEIRGPGEIFGTRQHGLPDFHFADLKRDEHLLFKARDEAFSLIEKDPRLERSENQLIRNTFLKRFKNRIGLLRVG; the protein is encoded by the coding sequence ATGTTTACTACCACATCTACTCTTGAATCGCCAGTTCAATATCTAAAAGGAATAGGGCCTAAAAAGGCGAAACATCTCAAGCGATTAAATGTCGAAACAATCGGAGATTTTTTGTTTCTTGTACCACGCCGATATATTGACCGATCAAATATCGTAAAAATTCGCGAACTTCCCTTAGACATTGAAGGTACAATTTTCGGAAAAATTGTGGCTACAAATGTTAAAATCACTAAAAACAAAGGACTTCTTGTTACAATCTTAGTTTCCGACAATACAGGAGTTTTAGAAGCAATATGGTTTAATCGGCCAGATTTAAAGGATAAATTTCGGGTTAATCAGAAAATTATTTTGTCAGGAATTGTAACTTTTCGATACAGAAAGCAAATGATTAATCCGTTCTATGAAATAATTCCTGAAAATACAAATAGTTCAAGAAAATCTATTGCAACCAATAATTTTGACCAATCTTTTAAATTTGTTTATACCGGAGGAATTATCCCAATTTATCCTTTAACCGAAGGATTAACAAATTGGGATATTCGACGCAGCATGCGTTATGCAATTGATACTTATTGTAATGATCTGAATGAAACCTTACCAATAAATATCTTAAGAAAATATAATTTCCCTAATATTGTACAAACAATCCAAAATATTCATTTTCCTGAAAAAATAACCGATGCCCAAATTGCATATAAAAGATTAGTTTTTGAAGAGTTTTTTTATTTCGAGTTAATTCTAGCATTACAGAAGCTGAATATTTTAAGAAGCACGAAAGGCTATATTTTAGAGGATAAGGGCATTCTTACTCAAAAATTTATCGCCTCCTTACCATTTAAATTAACCCCAGGGCAACTAAAAGTTCTTGACGAAATAAGAAATGATATGGCTAGACCGCGGCCGATGAATCGATTACTTCAAGGTGATGTAGGTTCAGGTAAGACTGTTATTGCAATTTATGCAATGCTTATTGCGATTGAAAACGGTTATCAAGCCGCATTAATGGCGCCAACAGAAATTTTAGCTGAACAACATTATTTCGTTTGGTATCAGCGACTAAAAGAGCTTGGAGTTAGTTCTTGTTTATTAACCGGCAGCACTAAGATTAAAGAACGAAAACTTTTATACGAAGGAATCAGGACCGGCAATATTAATCTTGTTTTCGGAACTCATGCACTAATCGAAGAAAATGTAATGTTTCATAAATTGGGTATAGCTGTCGTGGATGAGCAACACCGATTCGGAGTAATGCAAAGGGCAGCGCTTCTTAATAAAGGCATAAATCCGGATTTCTTAGTAATGACCGCAACCCCGATCCCTCGAACATTACAACTGACTATATACGGTGATTTAGATGTTTCCAAATTGGTTGAAAAACCCCCTGGACGAAAGAAAACAATAACTCGTATTGTTGACGAAAAGAATCGCAGTCAAGTTTATCAGTTTATAAAGGAGTCACTTACGAAAAAACGCCAGATATATATAGTATGTCCGCTTATCGACGAATCAGAAAAGATGGACCTACGAGCAGCTATAAAAACCTACCAAGAAATTCAAAGTATATTTAAAGAAGCAAGAGTAGGACTAATCCATGGACGAATCAAAAGTTCCGAGCGGATAAAAATCATGGAAGATTTCCGAAATCACCAGCTTGATATCCTAGTTACTACCACTGTGATCGAAGTCGGTATAGATATCCCAAATGCCTCGATAATGATAATTGAACACCCAGAGCGTTTCGGATTATCTCAACTCCACCAATTAAGAGGACGCATAGGCAGGGGAACTGAAGTTTCTTATTGTATTTTAATAACATCTGTTGGCCCGAATTCGATAGCATATGAACGATTAAAATTTTTTGAACAAACCGACGACGGGTTTCTTCTAGCCGAAAAGGATTTAGAAATTCGAGGCCCTGGTGAAATTTTTGGAACTAGACAACATGGCCTACCAGATTTTCACTTTGCTGATCTAAAAAGGGACGAACACTTACTATTTAAAGCACGAGATGAAGCATTCAGTCTTATTGAAAAGGATCCACGATTGGAACGATCCGAAAACCAACTAATACGAAATACTTTCCTAAAACGTTTTAAGAACCGAATTGGTTTATTGCGAGTTGGCTGA
- a CDS encoding protein-L-isoaspartate(D-aspartate) O-methyltransferase, producing the protein MRNMLVGLLLFSIFLAWIIVCCSSSKPDNFFSQRKEMVQTQIARRGIRDRRVLDAMLKVPRHLFVPKEYLGEAYADYPLPIGEGQTISQPYIVALMTELASLRGTEKVLEIGTGSGYQAAILSLLAKEVYTIEIVETLAKGAEKRLKELGYHNVYVRHGDGFLGWPEAQPFDVVIITCALSYIPDSLISQLKDNGRIVAPIGNEYGYQVLTVFEKKDNKLKKTEYEPVRFVPMRGLIETQ; encoded by the coding sequence ATGAGAAATATGCTTGTCGGTCTGCTATTATTTTCAATATTTTTGGCATGGATAATCGTTTGTTGCTCATCATCAAAGCCGGATAATTTCTTTAGTCAGCGAAAAGAAATGGTTCAAACACAAATTGCAAGGCGAGGAATTAGAGACCGACGTGTTTTAGATGCGATGTTAAAAGTTCCGCGACATCTCTTTGTACCCAAAGAATATCTTGGCGAAGCGTATGCAGATTATCCACTACCGATTGGTGAAGGTCAAACTATCTCTCAACCTTATATTGTCGCTTTAATGACAGAATTAGCATCACTTCGCGGTACGGAAAAAGTTTTAGAAATCGGGACTGGTTCTGGATATCAAGCAGCAATTCTTTCGCTATTAGCTAAAGAAGTGTACACTATTGAAATTGTAGAAACGCTTGCGAAAGGCGCTGAAAAACGATTAAAAGAATTGGGTTATCACAATGTCTATGTCCGCCACGGTGATGGTTTTCTGGGTTGGCCCGAAGCTCAACCTTTTGATGTAGTAATTATCACCTGTGCCCTTTCTTATATTCCTGATTCGTTAATCTCTCAATTAAAAGATAATGGACGGATAGTCGCGCCAATTGGTAATGAATATGGATATCAAGTTTTAACCGTTTTCGAGAAAAAAGATAATAAATTAAAAAAGACCGAATACGAGCCAGTTCGATTTGTGCCCATGCGTGGTTTAATAGAAACCCAATAG
- a CDS encoding tetratricopeptide repeat protein — protein sequence MNYKFLIIFILVINSITLNGKDIKRVSGLLTMSDNRNVQIEGLISQLCSDSNKTNEPTLYVKNPDYRSDQIIWEQIKLSFFRTRIDSIFYWTSEFIKNFPKSKFVNDALNLLILITDLKDDTIGLKAYADVVYNYENKNYEQAKSVCQELIKKNTNIAEYGYLMLSTIYKTQNQINLAIASLTEFSNKFPKSKLIPQVHYELGVIYLNFLGDTLKARDVFENLIFNFPTAPESYWARALLANLKVSAKHTQ from the coding sequence ATGAATTATAAATTTTTAATAATCTTTATTTTAGTTATTAATTCAATAACATTAAACGGTAAAGACATTAAGCGCGTGTCAGGTTTGTTAACAATGTCTGATAATCGCAATGTACAAATTGAAGGGTTAATTTCTCAATTGTGTTCAGATTCGAATAAAACTAACGAACCGACATTGTATGTAAAAAATCCTGATTATCGTTCAGACCAAATTATTTGGGAACAAATAAAATTATCGTTTTTCCGAACTCGGATCGACTCAATATTTTATTGGACATCGGAATTTATCAAAAATTTCCCAAAGAGTAAATTTGTAAATGACGCCTTAAACCTTTTAATTTTGATCACCGATTTAAAAGACGATACAATAGGTTTAAAGGCATATGCTGATGTGGTATACAATTACGAAAATAAAAATTACGAACAGGCTAAATCTGTTTGTCAGGAATTAATCAAAAAAAACACCAATATTGCCGAATATGGTTACTTAATGCTTAGCACCATATATAAAACCCAAAACCAAATAAATCTTGCGATCGCTTCATTAACTGAATTTTCTAATAAATTCCCCAAAAGTAAATTGATTCCTCAAGTTCACTACGAACTTGGAGTTATTTATCTAAATTTTCTAGGTGATACTTTAAAAGCACGAGATGTTTTCGAAAATCTTATTTTTAACTTTCCCACAGCCCCTGAAAGCTATTGGGCACGCGCATTATTGGCGAATTTAAAAGTCTCGGCTAAGCACACGCAATGA
- the hypD gene encoding hydrogenase formation protein HypD, whose amino-acid sequence MKIKINRQAKTKPYRFMEVCGTHTNVISSSGIRQMVKDKVQLISGPGCPVCVTTQKDIDLIIGLAQWSNVIITTFGDLMRVPGTKSTLEREKALGANIQIVYSPTDALTLAKNTKKIVIFVGVGFETTAPAVAVTILKAKQQRIKNFYLLPLLKLIPPALQKIAQDPRLQIDGFILPGHVSTIIGSKPYEFLARDYRKPCVITGFEPEDILEAINNLLQQIRERNYYVAIQYKRCVERDGNLVAQDIIKEVFQPIGAYWRGLGLIPNSGLELSKDYESFDARKYFQIDVSEPKMQPCRCGDILLGLITPKECPLFGKSCSPSHPVGPCMVSSEGACAAYYKYEQ is encoded by the coding sequence ATGAAAATAAAAATTAATCGGCAGGCGAAAACCAAGCCATATCGATTTATGGAGGTATGTGGTACCCATACTAATGTGATCTCTTCTTCTGGAATCAGACAGATGGTTAAAGATAAAGTTCAACTAATTTCCGGACCAGGCTGTCCGGTTTGTGTTACAACTCAAAAAGATATCGATTTGATAATAGGTCTTGCTCAATGGTCAAATGTTATCATAACAACTTTTGGGGACTTAATGCGAGTGCCTGGTACCAAAAGTACCCTAGAGCGTGAAAAAGCACTTGGTGCCAACATTCAAATTGTTTATTCACCCACCGATGCTCTGACTTTGGCGAAAAACACTAAAAAAATTGTCATCTTTGTTGGCGTTGGGTTTGAAACTACAGCTCCGGCAGTTGCCGTTACCATTCTTAAAGCTAAACAACAGCGTATAAAAAATTTTTATCTGCTGCCATTATTAAAACTTATCCCTCCAGCTCTGCAGAAAATTGCACAAGACCCTCGTTTACAAATCGATGGTTTTATTCTGCCCGGTCATGTTTCAACGATTATCGGCAGTAAACCGTATGAATTTTTAGCCAGAGACTACCGAAAGCCCTGTGTAATTACCGGTTTTGAGCCGGAGGATATTTTAGAGGCGATAAATAATCTTCTTCAACAAATAAGAGAAAGAAATTATTATGTAGCAATTCAATATAAACGGTGTGTGGAGCGTGACGGTAATTTAGTAGCTCAAGATATTATAAAAGAAGTTTTTCAGCCAATTGGCGCTTATTGGCGGGGTTTGGGATTAATTCCGAACTCCGGGCTTGAGCTTTCAAAAGACTATGAAAGTTTTGATGCTCGTAAATATTTTCAGATTGATGTTTCTGAACCTAAGATGCAACCCTGTCGTTGCGGGGATATTCTTTTAGGCCTAATTACTCCTAAGGAGTGCCCGCTTTTTGGAAAAAGTTGTAGTCCATCTCATCCAGTTGGTCCTTGTATGGTATCATCTGAAGGCGCATGTGCTGCTTATTATAAATATGAGCAATAG
- a CDS encoding DUF4837 family protein yields MTKYIIIGLSILFLITCSSNLPISIGKTREVVILSNHIDAIKKILSNILERPIYTVQPEPEFLIKYLPLSSIDRYYRFHTLFIIGSINEEPINSLLKLYVKKILKDTFGLYNISDLWAKNQKVFIFAVSDLKYLTIGLTKYKNKILKTLRNHQLENISKLTYAHGYDKNLEKILIHKYNFSLKLPNSFKLNAKYCENNFLYFVAHNPERSVFVYFSNNRIPLEPENAICLRDSLTALFYEGDYVYQLYTCAETTNFNNNLALKLIGVWQNNKYYAGGPFISYMFYRDTLLYFIDGMVFNPGQKKLNYLIQLDAILHTFKESIVN; encoded by the coding sequence ATGACAAAGTATATAATTATTGGTCTAAGTATTCTGTTTTTAATTACTTGTAGCTCCAATTTACCAATATCGATTGGTAAAACTCGAGAAGTTGTTATCCTCTCGAACCATATAGATGCTATAAAAAAAATATTAAGCAATATACTGGAACGGCCAATTTATACAGTGCAACCGGAACCGGAATTTTTGATTAAATATCTTCCATTATCATCAATTGATCGATATTACAGATTTCATACCCTTTTTATTATAGGTTCAATCAATGAGGAACCAATAAATTCACTATTGAAACTATATGTTAAAAAAATCCTAAAAGATACTTTTGGGTTATATAACATTTCTGATTTATGGGCCAAAAATCAAAAGGTTTTTATATTTGCCGTTAGCGATTTAAAATATCTTACTATCGGCCTTACTAAATATAAAAATAAAATTTTAAAAACACTCAGAAATCATCAGCTTGAGAATATATCAAAACTTACATATGCCCATGGTTATGATAAAAATCTTGAAAAAATATTAATTCATAAATACAATTTTAGTCTTAAACTACCCAATAGTTTTAAGTTAAATGCAAAGTATTGCGAAAATAATTTTCTCTATTTTGTTGCGCATAATCCTGAACGAAGTGTGTTTGTATATTTTTCAAATAATAGGATTCCGTTGGAACCAGAAAATGCTATATGCCTTCGCGATAGCCTAACGGCTTTATTTTACGAAGGCGACTACGTTTATCAACTATATACATGTGCTGAAACCACTAATTTTAACAATAATTTAGCGTTGAAATTAATCGGCGTGTGGCAGAACAATAAATATTACGCCGGAGGTCCCTTTATTAGTTATATGTTCTATCGCGACACCTTATTGTATTTCATTGACGGAATGGTATTTAACCCCGGTCAAAAAAAACTTAATTACCTCATACAACTTGATGCAATTCTCCACACCTTTAAAGAATCTATCGTAAACTAA